The following is a genomic window from Hyalangium gracile.
AGCAGGCAGCGCGTGCCGTCCAGCAGCAGCGCCAGGTGCTGGCGGCTCACGTGGGGATCCGGGATGACGATGTCGCACTCCTGGGCGCGGCCCAGCACCAGGCGCTGGCGCTCCAGGGCGACCCGGAGCACCTCCTCGCCCCTGCGAAAGAACACCAGCTCCGGCATGGACGCCTCCTCGGAAGGGGATCTCCTCTATGAGATGCGACGAGGGGCTACTCCTGACTGAGTCAGTAGCGGCGAGGGGCTACTCCTGACTGAGTCAGGAGCGGCGAGGGGCTACTCCTGACTGAGTCAGGAGCGGCGAGGGGGGGCGCTTCCTGGCAGAGGCTGCGCGTTCGGACTTCTGACTCAGTCAGAAGTGGCGAGCGGGGTGTCGCTCCCCGGCAGAGGCCGCGCGTGCGAACTCCTGACTGAGTCAGGAGTGGAGAGCGGGCACCGGCCCAGTCGTGTACGAGGGACGCTCACTCTCCTTCATTCAACGGTTTACCGCGCCACCTCCGCACTCCATCCCCGGCGGCACCTTCGCAACCTTTCGGAATCACACTCCTTTTGTTCGCACCGTTTCCCAAGGCGGACCCAAGGGGCGGGAGATCCTCTTCGCGCCACTTCCTGGCTCCGTGCAATCGAACATCCTGGTGGGCCGCATCGGGCTGAGCGGGGGTTCTTCCGGGTGCTGGTCGCCAACAGCGTATACGGGGGAGGCTTCGCCAGCCGGCGGA
Proteins encoded in this region:
- a CDS encoding FHA domain-containing protein; protein product: MPELVFFRRGEEVLRVALERQRLVLGRAQECDIVIPDPHVSRQHLALLLDGTRCLL